Genomic DNA from Flavobacterium sp. N502540:
CGTAACCCGGACGCATGATTACTACAATGGTTAGTAAAATCCAGTAAACGTTTTGAAACGGAAGAAATTTCCCAATCACAAAACCAATTAATATAGTTGTAGTCAGTCGTATGGAATGTCTGAAAATAGAAGAAGAGTAGGATAAATTCTCAATCAAAGTACGCAACGGATAATATTGAGGCGTTAGGAATTTCTCCAGTTCCTTATCCTTGTCTTTTAATTTATAAGATTGCATCGCAAGTGAAAAAGCACGTTGGATGGTTTTGATTTTTCCCACCTGATTTTTAGCATATTTCAGCATATTGGTCAACATCAGCACGCCCTCGGCAGCTTCTTCCTTGCCTAAAGTTTTTTCATAGTCAAAAATGGCAAACTCCAGAGCATCAAGTTCATTCTTTAAATCATTCTTGTCAACATATACACTGATGTTGTGTACATTTTTAGACAGTTTTTTTAAGGTAGAGGCTAATTTATAAGCTACATTTTGATAGGTTCGCAGCACATCCGGATGCGCGGAAAATTTTTCATGAATTTTGTTATGGTCGAATGAGGTGTACAAAGCCAGTTCCTGAATTTCTACCAAAGTGATAAAAACCAGTAACATTTTTCGATTTTGACTGGTAGCTCCCGAAGTATTTTGATTGCCAATAAGCATTTTCCTCAGATCCTCATGAATTAGATTTAGTTCTACCTGAACACTTAATTGCTTTTCGATTATGGCTGTTCGGTTAGCTTCAGGACTCCATAAATCCCCTCTGAGTTTTAAATATTTGGCCGTTAGTTTTATCCCTTCGGCGATTTGAAGTTCGACATATTTGTACGGCTGTACAAAGTGGAAGACCAATGATACAATCAGATATAAAATTCCACCTATAAAAATAAACCCCGAATATTCAAAAGCCTCCCAGCCTTCATGCAAATGACCAAACGATAAGGAAATTGACAACAAAGCAGAAAACGAAACCAGAGTAGCACGCTGACCATATACTGAAATCATTGAACATAAAAACAGTAAGAATCCTAAAAAAGGATAAAACAAAAAAGGATACGGATAAGCAAGATTTACCAGTAAGTTCACTCCCGAAACGATAAAAGAAGCCACTATAAGTCCTTTTATTTTATGGCTTAAAGAACTCGGAATATCACTGGGATACGTATAAAAAGCCCCCAAAGCGATAGTAAAACCGATTTCGAAATGCCCTAGAAAGTTCAAAATTAAGACAGGAACAACTGAAGCAATAGTTACTTTTGAGGCATTTAAAAAAGAAGTACTGTTGGTAAATTTCGAGATACGATCAAACATATATGGAGGTTTACAAACAAAGGTAAGAATTGTACGAATTAATTTGGCATAATTATAGCTGAGTTTTTGGTGAGATTGCAAAAAATGACATATAATAGCCCTTTCGAATTATTCATTGACTATTTTTTACTATTTTTGCCAGCTGAATTAAGAGAATTAAATTCAGTGTTTTTCAGTAGATAATACATTAAAATATTACAAATGATTTTACCAATTGTAGGATATGGTGATCCTGTTTTAAGAAAAGTAGGTGAGGCAATTACGCCAGATTATCCAAACCTAAAAGAAACAATAGCAAACATGTATGAAACCATGTACAACGCTTTAGGGGTTGGACTTGCTGCGCCTCAGGTAGGTGTGCCTATTCGTTTGTTTGTTATTGATACAACTCCTTTTAGCGATGATGAGGATCTGTCTTCAAATGAGCAGGAAAATGTAAAAGGTTTCAAAAAGACTTTTATCAATGCTAAGATTTTGAAAGAAGAAGGTGAGGAGTGGAGTTTTAATGAAGGTTGTTTGAGTATTCCTGACGTTCGCGAAGATGTTTACAGAAAACCTACCGTTACAATCGAATATTGTGAGGAAGATTTCGTAATGAAAACTGAAGTTTTTGACGGGTTGATAGCCAGAGTAATCCAACACGAATACGATCATATTGAAGGCGTTTTGTTTACCGATAAAATCTCTTCACTGAAGAAACGTCTGATCCAGAAAAAACTAAAAAATATTACTGAAGGTAAGACATTTCAGGAGTACAGAATGAAATTTGCTGCCGCAAAAAAAGGAAGATAGTATTCTAAAGTATGAATTTAGAATCAAAGAAATATAATAAATCAAATTCTTAATACTAATTTTAATAAACATGAATTTAGAGAAAATTTTAGCCATTTCTGGGAAACCAGGTTTATATGTATTGAAAGTGCAAACTCGTACAGGTTTTGTGGCAGAATCATTAGCAGATGGAAAAAAAATCACAGTAAACTTAAAAAGTAATGTAAGTTTATTATCAGAGATTTCAATTTATACTTACGAAGGCGAAAAACCACTAACAGAAGTAATGCAACGCATTGCAACTAAAGAAAATAAAGGACAGGCTATTTCGCACAAAGAAGACAATGCTACGTTATTGGCTTACTTTAAAGAAATTTTACCTGAATATGATGAAGAAAGAGTTTATCCTTCAGATATTAAAAAAGTATTAAACTGGTACAATACCCTTCAGTCTAAAGGTTTGGTAACAGATTTAGCTCCTGCTGCGGTTGAAGCTGAAGAAGAAGCTCCGGTTGCTGAAGAAAAACCAAAAAAAGCTCCTGCTGCTAAAAAAGCAAAAGCTAAAAAAGAAGAATAGTAGTTCACAGCATTCTTTTAAGTTTCTAAGTGACTAAGTTCATTTTAGATTGTTAAAAAATGGTTAGGCTCAGCATCTTAGAACCTCTGAATCTTAGAAGCTCAGAACCTAAATACTAAAAAATATATTAATCCTGTTAAGATGTTTTCTTGACAGGATTTTTTACTTTTACACCAATCGTTACAACCCGGATAAAATTTCAAAAATGAGCAAAGAACTTCAACTTAAGGCCTTCGAAAGATTATTAATTATTATGGATGAACTCCGTGAGCAATGTCCGTGGGATAAAAAACAAACTTTGCAAACCCTTAGGCATCTTACCATTGAAGAAACGTATGAGCTGGGTGACGCTATTTTAGACAATGATTTAAATGAAGTAAAAAAAGAACTGGGTGATTTGCTGCTGCATATTGTTTTTTATGCGAAAATAGGCTCTGAAACCAATGATTTTGACATGGCAGATGTGTGTAACGAAATCTGTGATAAACTCATTCATCGTCATCCTCATATTTACAGCGATACCAAAGTTAAAGACGAAGAAGAAGTAAAACAAAACTGGGAAAAATTAAAGCTGAAAGAAGGTAAAAAATCAGTTTTAGAAGGAGTTCCGAGAAGTTTGCCGGCATTAGTAAAAGCCAGTCGAATTCAGGACAAAGTAAAAGGAGTTGGTTTTGACTGGGAAGAATCGCATCAGGTTTGGGACAAAGTTCAGGAAGAACTGGAAGAATTGCAAGTTGAAGTAAAAGCAGGAGATCAGGATAAAATAGAGGCCGAATTTGGTGATGTTTTATTCTCTATGATCAATTATGCCCGTTTTTTAAATGTAAATCCCGAAGATGCTTTGGAACGTACTAATAAAAAATTCATCAAGCGTTTTCAGTATCTGGAAAGCAAAGCGGCAGAGATGGGAAAACCATTGATGGATATGACGTTGGCCGAAATGGATGTTTTTTGGAACGAAGCTAAAAAGCAGTAATTATTCTGCCAGTCTTTTTAAGGCTTTGATGTCCTGAAGTTTGATTTTTTTACCTACCAATTCAATTAAATTCAGTTTGTTAAAATCCGATAACAATCGGATACAGCTTTCTGTGGCCGTACCTATTATACCCGCCAGCTCTTCTCTTGTAAGCTGAACTTTCAGGGTATTATCCTCATTCTCTCCAAAATCGTCATGCAACTGCAGCAAAGTTTCCGCTAAACGCTGTTTTACTGTTTTTTGCACCAATGCAATTTTATCGTTTTCGGATT
This window encodes:
- a CDS encoding FUSC family protein; its protein translation is MFDRISKFTNSTSFLNASKVTIASVVPVLILNFLGHFEIGFTIALGAFYTYPSDIPSSLSHKIKGLIVASFIVSGVNLLVNLAYPYPFLFYPFLGFLLFLCSMISVYGQRATLVSFSALLSISLSFGHLHEGWEAFEYSGFIFIGGILYLIVSLVFHFVQPYKYVELQIAEGIKLTAKYLKLRGDLWSPEANRTAIIEKQLSVQVELNLIHEDLRKMLIGNQNTSGATSQNRKMLLVFITLVEIQELALYTSFDHNKIHEKFSAHPDVLRTYQNVAYKLASTLKKLSKNVHNISVYVDKNDLKNELDALEFAIFDYEKTLGKEEAAEGVLMLTNMLKYAKNQVGKIKTIQRAFSLAMQSYKLKDKDKELEKFLTPQYYPLRTLIENLSYSSSIFRHSIRLTTTILIGFVIGKFLPFQNVYWILLTIVVIMRPGYGLTKERSYNRIFGTILGGLLAFGIVSLVQNHVVLSIFSIVCMLLGISFTQINYKISATFVTMYVVFIYGILAPNVVEVIQFRILDSLAGAILAFLANQFLWPAWEFINTPIHIENSIRANRNYLKEIADFYNKKGEVPTSYRLSRKNAFVEVGNLMTSFQRMMQEPKSKQKTLPLVNKLVVLNHSILSALASLSTYIQSHQTTSASESFNYIIKTILSNLDHAIAVLRNEKIINDTYFDKEDVTLQFEELKRVNFKRLAADDDLDKETRQAKMQEAQMVIEQLIWMSNLAEKILKITKEFKATNPD
- the def gene encoding peptide deformylase; this encodes MILPIVGYGDPVLRKVGEAITPDYPNLKETIANMYETMYNALGVGLAAPQVGVPIRLFVIDTTPFSDDEDLSSNEQENVKGFKKTFINAKILKEEGEEWSFNEGCLSIPDVREDVYRKPTVTIEYCEEDFVMKTEVFDGLIARVIQHEYDHIEGVLFTDKISSLKKRLIQKKLKNITEGKTFQEYRMKFAAAKKGR
- a CDS encoding DUF5606 domain-containing protein; this translates as MNLEKILAISGKPGLYVLKVQTRTGFVAESLADGKKITVNLKSNVSLLSEISIYTYEGEKPLTEVMQRIATKENKGQAISHKEDNATLLAYFKEILPEYDEERVYPSDIKKVLNWYNTLQSKGLVTDLAPAAVEAEEEAPVAEEKPKKAPAAKKAKAKKEE
- the mazG gene encoding nucleoside triphosphate pyrophosphohydrolase, with amino-acid sequence MSKELQLKAFERLLIIMDELREQCPWDKKQTLQTLRHLTIEETYELGDAILDNDLNEVKKELGDLLLHIVFYAKIGSETNDFDMADVCNEICDKLIHRHPHIYSDTKVKDEEEVKQNWEKLKLKEGKKSVLEGVPRSLPALVKASRIQDKVKGVGFDWEESHQVWDKVQEELEELQVEVKAGDQDKIEAEFGDVLFSMINYARFLNVNPEDALERTNKKFIKRFQYLESKAAEMGKPLMDMTLAEMDVFWNEAKKQ